In a genomic window of Chrysemys picta bellii isolate R12L10 chromosome 1, ASM1138683v2, whole genome shotgun sequence:
- the LOC135975499 gene encoding uncharacterized protein LOC135975499, with translation MQADNRKRAPAWTVREVLDLIAVWGEDSVLAELRSKRRNAKTFEKISKGMMERGHNRDSDQCRVKVKELRQAYQKTKEANGRSGSEPRTCRFYAELHAILGGAATTTPPVIVDSGSGIVSSATPEDSADGGEEEEEEEEEDELAESTQHSVLPNSQDLFLTLTEVPSQPSQASTQDSDPMEGTSAAANSSSLPPPSRRLSQIRRRKKRTRDEMFSEIMESSRSDRAHLNEWKETVSKYRKEASEREDRRDQREDRRDQREERRDARDERWRQEDQRRQDATLGLLREQTDMLRRLVELQEWLQENRLPLQPLFHPPPSPCSVSSSPRRVRTRGGGEAPYTFPFHPSGQPKQKAVIFLTIS, from the exons atgcaggctgataatcgaaaaagagcaccagcatggaccgtgagggaggtactggatctgatcgctgtatggggagaggattcagtgcttgcagaacttcgttctaaaagacgaaatgccaaaacttttgaaaaaatatccaagggcatgatggagagaggccacaatagggactcagatcagtgccgcgtgaaagtcaaggagctcagacaagcctatcaaaaaacaaaggaggcaaacggtcgctccgggtcagagccgcggacatgccgcttctacgccgagctgcatgcaattctagggggggctgccaccactaccccacctgtgatcgtggattctgggtcggggatagtctcatcagcgacgcctgaggattctgccgatgggggagaggaggaggaggaggaggaggaggaggatgagcttgcagagagcacacagcactccgttctccccaacagccaggatctttttctcaccctgactgaagtaccctcccaaccctcccaagccagtacccaagactctgaccccatggaagggacctcag cagctgcaaattcctcaagcctccctcctccatcccgaaggttatcacagataaggcgtcgtaagaagagaacgcgagacgagatgttttctgaaattatggaatccagccgcagtgacagagctcatctgaatgagtggaaggaaacagtttcaaagtataggaaagaagccagtgaacgtgaggacaggagggaccaacgtgaggacaggagggaccaacgtgaggagaggagagacgctcgagatgagaggtggcggcaggaagatcagaggaggcaggatgcaacgctggggctgctgcgtgagcaaacagacatgctccggcgtctggtggagcttcaggaatggctgcaggaaaacagactgccgcttcagcccctgttccaccctcccccctccccatgttccgtatcctcctcacccagacgtgtaagaacgcggggggggggggaggctccgtacaccttcccattccaccccagtggacagcccaagcaaaaggctgtcatttttttaaccatttcttag